From the Xyrauchen texanus isolate HMW12.3.18 chromosome 37, RBS_HiC_50CHRs, whole genome shotgun sequence genome, one window contains:
- the her3 gene encoding hairy-related 3 — protein MEAPDSVVTRKTPCAKKVSKPLMERKRRARINKCLNQLKSLLESVYSNNIRKRKFEKADILEMTVKHLRHLQNTKRGTSTRCDSTEYQAGYRSCLAGVSHYLFTSDIHNDSLSIMLAHPTSGLSRATVPDFSTAESDTARITAPRTLCKSLEPSLKRDAPYVNLQQNADRYHHSMPKRIEICDMDRISFDAQFPTISKQLLAKT, from the exons ATGGAAGCACCGGACAGTGTGGTAACGAGGAAAACTCCATGTGCCAAAAAG GTTTCCAAACCACTAATGGAGAGGAAAAGAAGGGCTCGTATCAATAAATGTTTGAATCAATTAAAAAGTCTCCTGGAAAGTGTCTACTCCAACAAC ATCCGCAAACGAAAATTTGAAAAGGCCGACATTTTGGAGATGACGGTGAAACATCTGAGACATCTGCAAAACACCAAGAGAG GAACCTCCACAAGGTGTGACTCTACTGAATATCAAGCTGGATACAGAAGTTGTCTTGCCGGTGTAAGCCATTATCTTTTTACGTCGGACATACACAATGATTCCCTCTCCATCATGCTAGCACACCCTACAAGCGGTCTTTCCCGCGCCACAGTTCCTGATTTCAGCACCGCGGAGAGTGACACCGCAAGGATCACTGCACCTAGGACATTATGTAAATCACTTGAACCTTCTCTTAAAAGAGACGCTCCTTATGTCAACTTGCAGCAAAATGCGGACAGATATCATCACTCTATGCCGAAGAGGATTGAAATTTGTGATATGGACAGAATATCCTTCGACGCACAG TTTCCAACTATCAGCAAACAACTGTTGGCTAAAACGTAA